The Dyadobacter sandarakinus DNA window CAGGCCGAGGGCACTGTCACGAAAGCGCCGCGGCAGATACTCGTCAATGCCATCGCCGCCGATAACATCGAGTTGAAAATTCTGGTCTGGCTCGACAATGTGTATCAGGAGAGTGATTTCAAAAGCTTTGTACTGGAACAGGTTTATACCCGCTTCAAGGCAGAGGGGATCAAGGTTATGTAGCAGCTGGCTCCCGCCGGACGGTTGTGCCGCTGTGAATGGTTTTACTTAAATGCTTTAATAATGATGCTGCATTGGAGTGAAATAGCAATTCGCCTCGGTCTGGCGGCTGTTTTGGGCGCCGTCATCGGGTTGGAGCGGGAGCGTAAGGATTGGACCGCCGGCATGCGCACCCACATGATGGTTTGTGTCGGGTCGGCCTTGTCCATGATTGTTTCGGCCCATGGTTTTGGCGATGTACTGTCCCATCCGGGCGTCGAGCTCGATCCTTCCCGCGTAGCGTCACAGGTTGTGAGCGGCATCGGATTTATAGGTGCAGGTACTATTTTGTACCTCAAACAGGGTATCATCAAAGGACTTACGACTGCCTCGGGCTTGTGGACGGTGGCCGCCATCGGGCTGGCTACGGGTGGCGGTATGTACTTCGCTGCCGGTTTGACGACGGGCATTGCCATCATTATCCTCCTCATCATGCAGCCGCTGGAAAAAAGGTTATCCCAGCGCTTCCGGCATAAAACCGTTCGCATTACCACCACGCTCGAATCCAGTCCGTCGCACATTCTCAAACAGGTGCTGAACAATGAAAACGTTTCCGTAGCCAGCTTCACTTTCGACCGGAATGATGAAGAGTTTGTGATACAGATCCGGTTTGAGGATGTGAACGTTCCACAGATGACGACGATTGTAGATTCCCTCCAGTCTGAACCCCAGATTAAGGAGATCTTCTGGACGAAATAGTTTTGTTCCTGTCACGAAATACACCGCCACTGCGCTACAAAGGGTGTATATGTTTTTTTATTGATTAATTGTAAGAAAATAATGTTTGAATATTTTGTTGTTTAAACGTTTAAACTTACATTTGAATCATCAGCTGTTCTTTAAAAAAGATTAATTATAAAATTATAAAGGCTCTGGTTTCGCGATATCCGTACTTCCTCTTCGCTCTGGCAAAAAGTCATAAGTAAGTGTTCTTCATTCCGGCATGCATTTCCTGTTCAAGAAGATATTTATTCCTAAACTCTTAATCCTTTTTGCTTAAACGTTTAAATGAAAACTAACTTCCAGATACCGCAAGGATAAGGGCACTTTCTACCGGTGATCCTGCTTTTTACCGCCGCGCCCGGCAGTAAACCACGATTACTTTGTTTTCGTATATAGATATGCGTTCGTGTGTCGCGGACGGGCTGATACCTGTGTCTTAGAGAAAAATTCTGCCTGCATTAACGTACAGGCAGCCAGCCGGACTTTGTCTTTTTCGTAACCAGATTTCTCTTGTATGGAAAAAATCTTTACAGTAATCGCTTTGCTGCTGACCATTCTGTGCTTTGATGCAAACGCGCAGAATAACAGGGTCTCCGGCATAGTCAAAGGCCAGGACAATCAGCCGCTCCCCGGCGTCAATGTGCTGGTAAGCGGTACGTCGCAAGGTACCGTTACCGATGCCGATGGAAAGTACACGATTGATGTTCCTGCCAGTTCCAGTCTGGTATTTTCATTTATCGGCTACGTCAGCCAGACGGTCGCGGCCAATGCACAGTCTGTCATTGACATCACCCTCAACCAGGAAGCCAAAAACCTGAATGAAGTAGTAGTGACGGCCCTGGGTATCAAACGCGAGGCAAAAACGCTGGGATATGCCACGGCCACCGTGAATGCCGACCAGATTTCCACCAACCGTACGCCTAATGTAGTCAGCTCGTTACAGGGTAAAATGGCCGGTGTCAATATCTCGTCCTTATCTACCGGGCCGGGCGGCACCGCCAAGATCCGGATCCGGGGACAGTCCTCATTCAGCGGGCAGAATAATCCGCTGATCGTCGTCAACGGGGTCCCGATCGATAACTCCAACTATGCAGGAGGCGGCGACTTCGGGCCGCGGTCCGCCAACAGCTCTGACGGGGGCGACGGCCTGTCGAGCATCAATCCCGATGATATAGAGTCTATGACCGTGCTGAAAGGCGCAACTGCCGCCGCCCTCTACGGCTCCCGGGCAAAGGATGGGGTAGTTATGATCACTACGAAAAACCGGGGTACCGGCAAAGGTATCGGCCTCGATTACAACCTGAATTTCACTACCGACACGCCACTGGATTTCACTGATTTTCAGTATGAGTACGGGCAGGGTGAAGGCGGCAAGCGTCCTACTACGGCATTTCCTACTTCGGGCGTGTGGTCATTTGGTGAGAAGTTTGAGCCCGGCATGACCCAAACCCTGTTTGACAACGAAACCTGGCCCTACCAGCCGGTGCGGAACCGGGTTAAGCAATTTTACCGCGTTGGTACCAACATGACCAATACCGTTACCGTATCCAACAATGGTGCAAACGGCGGTTTCAGCCTTTCTCTTGCCAATACGGACAACCGCGGCATTGTCGAGAATAATAAGTTCAACCGCAAGGTGGTTAACCTTGGTTTTACCCAGAATATATCGCGAAAGCTGACGGCATCGGGCAATATCAACTATTCCAAAGAGAAGAACATCAATCCGCCGCAGCTGGATACGCAGGATTTTGCGACTTCCACGGTCATATTCACGCTGGCCAACTCCATGCCTTTTGATGCGCTCCGCCAGAACCAGACCTTGCCCAATGGGGATGAATTCGTTTTCTCGCGCTTTCTTGTCCGCAATAATCCCTACTACTCGCTGAGCCATCACTTTGAAAACATCAACCGTGACCGCATCTTCGGGAATGTAGCGCTGAAGTACCAGTTTACCGACTGGCTGTACCTGCAGGGACGTGTTGCACAGGATTTTTACGTCCGCAGCCAGGACTATAACATTCCCAATGGTTATGCACCCATCGCCAAGGCGCCCGTAGGCTATGTTAACGGATCATTTACCCAGGATGTGCGCCGCAGCACCGAACGTAACCTTGACTTCATTCTCGGTGCCAATCACACCTTCGGGAACATAGGCCTGGATATTACGCTCGGCGGTAATCAGCGGTATGCGCGCATGGATTACAACAGCGTCACCGTGCAGGACTTCATCCAGCCCGACCTGTACACGGTCATGAACGGGCGCGTAAAAAATCCGCTTTATGCTTTGTCTGAAAAGAAAATCAACTCGCTGTACGGCGCAGCAACCATTTCCTGGAAAGAGTTTCTTTACCTGAACATAACTGCCCGCAACGACTGGTTCTCGACCCTGGCTCCCCAAAACCGCAGCATCCTTTATCCTTCTGTGACGGGTAGTTTCATCTTTTCGCAGGCATTTCCCAACCTGCCTGCCTGGATCACCTTCGGGAAGCTGAGGGCTGCGTATGCACAGGTAGGTTCAGACAATGTAAATCCGTATTCCAATGCATTGTACTATTCGGTTGACAACAACTCCTTCCCCAATCCTTCCGGTCAGCTGGTGCCTGTGGGCGGTATCAATGCGATGACCGTCCCAAACCGGAATCTACGTCCGCTGCGTGTGAAGGAAGCCGAAGCAGGACTGGAAATGCGCCTCTTCAACAATCAGGTTGGTTTTGACTTTACTTATTACCACAAAATCACAGAGGACCAGATCCTGGCCGCGCAGATTTCCGATGCATCCTCCTACACCAATCAGCTCATCAATGTGGGCCGCAGCATGAACCAGGGCCTCGAACTGCTCATCAATCTCACGCCTGTCAAAACAAAGGATTTCACCTGGGATGTCAGTTTCAATGCATCCTACAATACTTCCAAAGTATTAAAGTTGGGTACTGCCGAAAAGGATACTGTGATTACCGTAGGCGGCGGGGGAGGCCGCACACTGAACATGGTCGTAGGTAAGCCGCTCGGTCAGCTGTATACGTTCAAATACCTGCGTGACGAAGAAGGAAGACAGGTTTTTGACAAAAACAGCGGCATGCCGATGCGGAATAATACGCTGATGAATGTCGGGAATGCGCTTCCCAGATATTTCGGCGGCATCACCAATACTTTCAACTACAAAGGCATCATGCTTTCAGCTTTGATCGATTTCAAGCTGGGGCATAAAATGATTGCCGGCCGCAATATTAACTACATGCGTCACGGACTGTCCAAAAGGACGCTGCCCGGCCGGGCCGAAGGCTACGTGATTGGGAATGGTGTGAATCCCGACGGGGAGATTAACCAGACCAAAGCCGCCGTGCAGCCTTTTTACGAATCCATCAATCCGCTGGGTGTCAATGAGGATTTTGTATCAAATGCAGGTTTCTGGAAGCTGCGCCAGCTTACATTGAGCTATGATCTCGGCAAGTTGCTTCCTGAGCAGTTTTTTGTCAAAGGCCTGCGCATCAGCGCCATCGCCAACAATGTACTCGTCATTAAAAAGTGGACGGAAAACATGGACCCCGAAGAAGTCCTGAATGCTTCGGACAATGCTACCGGGCTCGATTTCTGGCCCGGCCTGCCGCCAACCCGGAGCATCGGGTTCAATCTGAATGTCAAATTTTAAACGGGAACGATCATGAAAACCAGGCATATCTTCTCAGTGATACTCCTGCTCGGCCTGCTGTCGGGCTGTGACCAGGGTTTTGATAAAATCAATACCAACAAGGTTGATCCCACTTCGCTGGCGCCGTCGCTGATCCTCAACAAGGCGATCATCAGCACCACCTATCTCGACGGCGTATCCACCCTGGGCATGCTGTGCTACAATTTCGGGATTGTGCAGCAGGTGATCACACCTTACGGGAGCTCCCTTTCGGGTGGCAATTACAACACCTACAACAATGCCAACACGCCGCTGGTATGGGTTAATTTATACCGGAATGTGATCAAGCAGCTTGTCGCCGTGGTCGATCAGACGCGCGACGATCCTGCGCAGGCCAATATCTACCATGCCGCCCGCATCTGGAAAGCCTATGCTTTTATGATCCTGACGGATACCTACGGCGACGTGCCTTACTTTGAGGCAGGGCAGGGGTACATCAGTGAGATCATCCGGCCCAAGTATGATCCCCAGGAGGCCATTTACCGCGATATTCTGAAAGAGCTGGAAGAAGCTTCCGCTGCACTGGATGCTTCGCAGCCGCCTGTTACCACTGACATTCTGTACGGCGGGGATGTTGCCAAATGGAAAAAGCTGGGCTACTCCATGATGCTGCGGGCAAGCATGCGGCTCACGAAGGCAGACCCGCAGACTGCGAAAAGTTATGTGGTCAAAGCGGTCTCCGGAGGTGTATTCGCCAGCAATGCCGATAACTCCGTGATCCGTCACACAGCCATTTACAACAATTACATTGCCAATCACCTGGCCGCGCGTGAAAAAACCAACTTCTACCTCGCAGCTCCTTTTGTGAACTATCTGAAGGAAAACAATGATCCGCGCCTGCCGGTGTTTGCGGTGCGGTATGTAGGGGCAAAAGGCGGCCCTGAGCAGGTGCCGGCACGCGCATCCTCCGACCCCAAAGTACAGGTTGGTATGCCTATGGGGTACAATGATGTGACGATTAACAATGTACTGGCTGAAAATGGTGTGGCCAGTCTCTGGGATTTCTCGCAGATCAACCTGACCACCGTCCTGAAACTTGACGCGCCTGAGTTTCATATTACCTATGCACAGGTACAGCTGCTGGTGGCCGAAGCCGCCGTGCGCGGCTGGATACAAGGTTCACCCGCGGACTATTTCGAAAAAGGCATTCGTGCCAACCTCGAACAAATGGCATCCTATGATCCTTCGGCTGCGATCCCCGAAGCCACAATCGCTGCCTACCTGAAAGCACATCCGCTCGATAATGCCAAAGCGCTGGAGCAAATCAATACCCAGTACTGGGTCGCAACCTTTCTCGACGGCAACGAATCCTTCGCCAACTTCCGCAGGAGCGGCTTTCCCGCTTTGAAGAAAAACCCTTACCCGGGGGCGGAGATCACCGGCAATTTCATCCGGCGCATGCCGTATCCCGACAGTGAGATCGTGGTCAACCTTCAGAATGTAAATGACGCCAACACCCGCCAGGGGCCCAATGACCTTAATACCCGCGTATGGTGGGACAAGGAATAGCTGAAACCAAACCAGAAAACATCTAAATAGCTGCGCATGAACAAAAGTGAATTTAGTCGTCGCGACACCATGAAAATGCTGGGGCTGAGCGGCTCAGCCGGACTGATGGGATTATTCGGAGGGATATCGGATGCCAAAGCCAGGGAGGAAAAAGGCACACCGGATTATGCCAAAGCGATGAAGCCGGTGAAGATCAAAAGCGTAAAGGCAATCGCTACCGCGCCCCAGGGGTCCAATCTGATCGTTGTGAAAGTGGAGACTACCGAGCCCGGCCTCTACGGACTGGGATGCGCCACGTTCACCCAGCGCGCCGAAGTCGTAATAGTCGCTATTAACACTTACCTCAATGAATTTTGTGCGGGTAAAGATGTGGACAATATCGAGGATATGTGGCAGTCGGCTTACGTGAGCTCCTACTGGCGCAATGGACCGGTACTGAACAATGCGCTCAGCGGCCTTGATCAGGCATTGTGGGATATCAAGGGAAAACGTGCGGGCATGCCGCTCCACCAGCTGCTGGGCGGGAAAGTACGGTTTGCAGTACCCTGCTACACGCACGCCAATGGTAACTCGCCCGAAGAAACCGTCGAGAGCGTCAAAGGCATCATGGAGCGCGGTTTCAAGTTTATCCGCATTCAGCAGGGCGGCTATGGCGCGGTAGGCAGTACCATTGAAAAACCCGATTTCCGCGGTGCCGGCTTTGGAGGTGAAAGCGATAATTTCATGAATGAAAATACCTACCTCAAAGCCATTCCCAAGCTGTTTGCAGCTGTACGAAAAAGTTGCGGTGAAGAAATAGAGCTGCTCCACGACATTCACGAGCGGGTACAGCCCATGAATTCGATCAACATGATCAAGAAGCTGGAAGAATACAATCCCTTCTTTATTGAAGATCCGTTTTCACCTGAAAATATGAAATGGTTCAAACAGCTGCGCCAGGTTACCTCGGTGCCTATCGCCATGGGCGAGCTTTTCAACAACATCAATGAATTCCTGGAACCAATGGTTAATCAATGGTTCGACTACATCCGCATTCACG harbors:
- a CDS encoding MgtC/SapB family protein, with amino-acid sequence MMLHWSEIAIRLGLAAVLGAVIGLERERKDWTAGMRTHMMVCVGSALSMIVSAHGFGDVLSHPGVELDPSRVASQVVSGIGFIGAGTILYLKQGIIKGLTTASGLWTVAAIGLATGGGMYFAAGLTTGIAIIILLIMQPLEKRLSQRFRHKTVRITTTLESSPSHILKQVLNNENVSVASFTFDRNDEEFVIQIRFEDVNVPQMTTIVDSLQSEPQIKEIFWTK
- a CDS encoding SusC/RagA family TonB-linked outer membrane protein, whose translation is MEKIFTVIALLLTILCFDANAQNNRVSGIVKGQDNQPLPGVNVLVSGTSQGTVTDADGKYTIDVPASSSLVFSFIGYVSQTVAANAQSVIDITLNQEAKNLNEVVVTALGIKREAKTLGYATATVNADQISTNRTPNVVSSLQGKMAGVNISSLSTGPGGTAKIRIRGQSSFSGQNNPLIVVNGVPIDNSNYAGGGDFGPRSANSSDGGDGLSSINPDDIESMTVLKGATAAALYGSRAKDGVVMITTKNRGTGKGIGLDYNLNFTTDTPLDFTDFQYEYGQGEGGKRPTTAFPTSGVWSFGEKFEPGMTQTLFDNETWPYQPVRNRVKQFYRVGTNMTNTVTVSNNGANGGFSLSLANTDNRGIVENNKFNRKVVNLGFTQNISRKLTASGNINYSKEKNINPPQLDTQDFATSTVIFTLANSMPFDALRQNQTLPNGDEFVFSRFLVRNNPYYSLSHHFENINRDRIFGNVALKYQFTDWLYLQGRVAQDFYVRSQDYNIPNGYAPIAKAPVGYVNGSFTQDVRRSTERNLDFILGANHTFGNIGLDITLGGNQRYARMDYNSVTVQDFIQPDLYTVMNGRVKNPLYALSEKKINSLYGAATISWKEFLYLNITARNDWFSTLAPQNRSILYPSVTGSFIFSQAFPNLPAWITFGKLRAAYAQVGSDNVNPYSNALYYSVDNNSFPNPSGQLVPVGGINAMTVPNRNLRPLRVKEAEAGLEMRLFNNQVGFDFTYYHKITEDQILAAQISDASSYTNQLINVGRSMNQGLELLINLTPVKTKDFTWDVSFNASYNTSKVLKLGTAEKDTVITVGGGGGRTLNMVVGKPLGQLYTFKYLRDEEGRQVFDKNSGMPMRNNTLMNVGNALPRYFGGITNTFNYKGIMLSALIDFKLGHKMIAGRNINYMRHGLSKRTLPGRAEGYVIGNGVNPDGEINQTKAAVQPFYESINPLGVNEDFVSNAGFWKLRQLTLSYDLGKLLPEQFFVKGLRISAIANNVLVIKKWTENMDPEEVLNASDNATGLDFWPGLPPTRSIGFNLNVKF
- a CDS encoding SusD/RagB family nutrient-binding outer membrane lipoprotein; translation: MKTRHIFSVILLLGLLSGCDQGFDKINTNKVDPTSLAPSLILNKAIISTTYLDGVSTLGMLCYNFGIVQQVITPYGSSLSGGNYNTYNNANTPLVWVNLYRNVIKQLVAVVDQTRDDPAQANIYHAARIWKAYAFMILTDTYGDVPYFEAGQGYISEIIRPKYDPQEAIYRDILKELEEASAALDASQPPVTTDILYGGDVAKWKKLGYSMMLRASMRLTKADPQTAKSYVVKAVSGGVFASNADNSVIRHTAIYNNYIANHLAAREKTNFYLAAPFVNYLKENNDPRLPVFAVRYVGAKGGPEQVPARASSDPKVQVGMPMGYNDVTINNVLAENGVASLWDFSQINLTTVLKLDAPEFHITYAQVQLLVAEAAVRGWIQGSPADYFEKGIRANLEQMASYDPSAAIPEATIAAYLKAHPLDNAKALEQINTQYWVATFLDGNESFANFRRSGFPALKKNPYPGAEITGNFIRRMPYPDSEIVVNLQNVNDANTRQGPNDLNTRVWWDKE
- a CDS encoding enolase C-terminal domain-like protein, which produces MNKSEFSRRDTMKMLGLSGSAGLMGLFGGISDAKAREEKGTPDYAKAMKPVKIKSVKAIATAPQGSNLIVVKVETTEPGLYGLGCATFTQRAEVVIVAINTYLNEFCAGKDVDNIEDMWQSAYVSSYWRNGPVLNNALSGLDQALWDIKGKRAGMPLHQLLGGKVRFAVPCYTHANGNSPEETVESVKGIMERGFKFIRIQQGGYGAVGSTIEKPDFRGAGFGGESDNFMNENTYLKAIPKLFAAVRKSCGEEIELLHDIHERVQPMNSINMIKKLEEYNPFFIEDPFSPENMKWFKQLRQVTSVPIAMGELFNNINEFLEPMVNQWFDYIRIHVSQIGGITPAMKVARLGEWFNIRTAWHGPGDVSPVGHAAHAHIDMAVWNFGIQEAVSFNDKTLEIFSGCPTMKNGYMHLNESPGIGVDINEKEAAKYPITTKSNWQVRKFDGTIIRP